The DNA window AATGGATAGAACTTGCAAGAAAAAGAGAAGATTTATTAATCGAAAGCAGAACTAAATCGGCAAACGCTAAAAGACTTCCCGACAATCCTCCTAAAAATTTCCTTTTAGGTTTTTCTCTATCACCAAAAGAGATAAACAGATTCGAATTAAAAGCGCCTCCCCTTGAAAAAAGAGTCGAATCGTTAAAAATCGCAATCCAAAAAGGCTACAATGTAGAAATAGCAATAGACCCCGTAATCAAAACCGACAACTATAAAACAATATATAAAAATTTTATAAAATACCTAAAAAACGAAATCGATTTAAGCAAAATAAATATAGAAATCGGGGCTTTTAGAATGAATAAAGACTTTTTAAAACGTCTAAGAAAAATTCACCTCAGCGAAGTAACTTGGTATCCTTATAAAATAGAAAAAGGCGAGGCGAGATACGAAGACGAAAAAAAGATAATTGAATACATAAAAGGACTTTTATGAAAATAATACTCACAGGTGCAAGCAGCGGAATCGGTGCGGCGATAAAAGAGGAGCTGAAAAACTACGAAATAATAGAAATATGCAGAAATTGCAAACACTCACTAAACCTTGCAAATCCCGGTGAAATAAAAAATCTGAAATTCAACGACGTAATAGGAATTATTCACAATGCCGGCGTCGGATATTTCGGGCAATTTGAGGATATTAAAATAGAAAAAATAGAAGAGATGATAAACGTAAATTTTCTCTCACCTATGATTCTTACGAAAAACCACCTAAAAGAGATCAAAAAAAATAGAGGATTTATAATCAACATCTCATCGACATCCGCAATTCATCCGGCAAAAATGGGTGTTGTTTACGCAGCTACAAAAGCAGCACTTAGACACTTCGGGAATTCACTATTTGAAGAGGTAAGAAAATCGGGGGTAAAAGTTTGCAATATCATTCCCGATTTAACGCTAACAAATTTCCATAACAATACGTTTTTTAAGCCTTCATCCGAAGAAATGGCTCACTTAAAACCCCAAGACATCGCAAAAATCGTAAAAGATATTATCAATTCTCCAAAACATCTCGTTATGCAAGAAATAGTAGTAAAACCGCAGTATTTTAAACTTGAGAAGAATTAAGCCACTCTTTTGCTCTACTTCTTAATTCTTCCGGATTATCACTTGCAAAAAGTTTGATTTTCGACTCTTTTTTCTCTTTAAGAGAAAAATCGTTTTTTAACATTTTTACTATAGCTTGACCCGAATGAATAAGTTTTGCGTTTTTGAAGTGTTTTTTAAAAGATTTTTCCAAAAAAGGATAGTGAGTACATCCTAAAATAATCAAATCTATTTCATCTTTTTTTATATCGTGAAAATATAAATCAAACACCTCATCCACGATTTTTCCCTCAACAATTCCCTCTTCCACAAGCGGTACGAATAGAGGTGTAGCTTTTGGAATTATTTTTTTAAAGCCTTTTTGTTTTAATAGATGCTGGTATTTTTGAGAGTTGATAGTTCTTTTTGTACCGGTTAGGAGAATATTTGCATCTTTTTTTTCGTTTTCTATCGCTTTTACTCCGGCTTCTATAACACCTATTACCGGAAAAGAGGCTTCTTTTTTTAATTCTTCAATAGCAACCGAACTTGCTGAATTGCAAGCTACAATCAAAAAATCAATATCGAAGTTTTTTAAAAATTCCAAAGCTTCAAGAGAGTAGCGAATAATTGTAGATTCGTTTTTGTTGCCGTAAGGCACTCTTGCGGTATCTCCGAAATAGATAATTTCATCAAAAAGCTTAGCGTTTAAAATCTCTCTTGCAACGCTAAGCCCGCCTATTCCGCTGTCAAAAACACCGCACTTCAATTTGTTACTCGTTGATAATACTTAAAAATTCCTGATTATTTTTGGTTTTTAGCATTTTCGAATATAGAAGTTTAAGAGCTTCGATTTCGTCCATTTCGCTTATAATATTTCTAATCGCCCATACTTTTGCAAGCTCTTCAGGGTTTAGAAGCAACTCTTCTTTTCTTGTACCTGATTTTAAAAGGTCGATTGCCGGATAAATTCTTCTATCGGCGATTCTTCTGCTAAGTACCGCTTCCATATTTCCGGTACCTTTGAATTCTTCGAAAATCACTTCGTCCATTTTAGACCCGGTCTCAATTAACGCCGTTGCGATAATAGTTAAACTTCCGCCCTCTTCTATATTTCTTGCGGCACCGAAAAATCTTTTCGGTTTATGTAATGCGTTTGCGTCAACCCCACCGCTTAGGACTTTTCCGCTTGCAGGAGTTACGGTATTGTACGCTCTTGCAAGTCTTGTAATGGAATCAAGAAGAATTACGACGTCTTTACCCATTTCTACCATTCTTTTTGCTTTTTCAATAACAAGTTCGGCAACTCTTACGTGGTTTTGAGCCGGTTTATCAAAAGTCGAGCTGAATACTTCACCCTTTACACTTCTTTGCATATCGGTAACTTCTTCCGGTCTTTCATCCACCAAAAGTACCATAAGTTCCACTTCAGGATGATTTTTTGTAATTCCGTGAGCTATCTCTTTTAAAAATACCGTCTTACCGCTTCTTGGAGGCGCTACGATAAGTCCCCTTTGACCTTTACCGATTGGTGCGAATAAGTCGAGCACTCTTCCGGTTAATTTTGTAGGGTCGTATTCTAATTTTAGTTTTTCTTGCGGATATAGAGGAGTTAAGTTATCAAAAAGCGGTCTTTTTTTCGCTTCTTCAGGCGGAAGATAATTCACCGCTTCTATTTTCAAAAGAGCGTAATATTTTTCTTGGTCTTTCGGAGGTCTTACCTGTCCTGTTACGATATCACCCGTTCTAAGAGCGAATCTTCTGATTTGAGTTTGAGAAACATATACGTCGTTTACC is part of the Caminibacter pacificus genome and encodes:
- a CDS encoding SDR family oxidoreductase, whose protein sequence is MKIILTGASSGIGAAIKEELKNYEIIEICRNCKHSLNLANPGEIKNLKFNDVIGIIHNAGVGYFGQFEDIKIEKIEEMINVNFLSPMILTKNHLKEIKKNRGFIINISSTSAIHPAKMGVVYAATKAALRHFGNSLFEEVRKSGVKVCNIIPDLTLTNFHNNTFFKPSSEEMAHLKPQDIAKIVKDIINSPKHLVMQEIVVKPQYFKLEKN
- the murI gene encoding glutamate racemase, with the translated sequence MKCGVFDSGIGGLSVAREILNAKLFDEIIYFGDTARVPYGNKNESTIIRYSLEALEFLKNFDIDFLIVACNSASSVAIEELKKEASFPVIGVIEAGVKAIENEKKDANILLTGTKRTINSQKYQHLLKQKGFKKIIPKATPLFVPLVEEGIVEGKIVDEVFDLYFHDIKKDEIDLIILGCTHYPFLEKSFKKHFKNAKLIHSGQAIVKMLKNDFSLKEKKESKIKLFASDNPEELRSRAKEWLNSSQV
- the rho gene encoding transcription termination factor Rho, whose amino-acid sequence is MENQEKNSVTTQEESKKQRTHIPVEGYTIEELRQMTTDELIEIAKKLGVENPQEYKRQDLMFEILKAQVQQGGYLLFTGILEIMPDGYGFLRSIGGNFENSVNDVYVSQTQIRRFALRTGDIVTGQVRPPKDQEKYYALLKIEAVNYLPPEEAKKRPLFDNLTPLYPQEKLKLEYDPTKLTGRVLDLFAPIGKGQRGLIVAPPRSGKTVFLKEIAHGITKNHPEVELMVLLVDERPEEVTDMQRSVKGEVFSSTFDKPAQNHVRVAELVIEKAKRMVEMGKDVVILLDSITRLARAYNTVTPASGKVLSGGVDANALHKPKRFFGAARNIEEGGSLTIIATALIETGSKMDEVIFEEFKGTGNMEAVLSRRIADRRIYPAIDLLKSGTRKEELLLNPEELAKVWAIRNIISEMDEIEALKLLYSKMLKTKNNQEFLSIINE
- a CDS encoding spore photoproduct lyase family protein, with the protein product MLCYIEKKALKYPLTNYIIGKFKPKIIEISHYKDVFNRTHQNFNFQKSQNRIILAVKENISFYKGSKFCNNRGYDNFYYSTQILGCIYNCQYCYIGGMYPCGYPVIFVNEDDFINEAEKLKNAYIPISYETDLLAFEGIYPFHKKWIELARKREDLLIESRTKSANAKRLPDNPPKNFLLGFSLSPKEINRFELKAPPLEKRVESLKIAIQKGYNVEIAIDPVIKTDNYKTIYKNFIKYLKNEIDLSKINIEIGAFRMNKDFLKRLRKIHLSEVTWYPYKIEKGEARYEDEKKIIEYIKGLL